From a region of the Mycolicibacterium sp. MU0050 genome:
- a CDS encoding DUF4185 domain-containing protein: protein MPTRHRTVLPTSIATTAVIGLCVAIGVAPMAGAEPCTGAAAAAQPLPEQAFQLPSPSALAPFQRPIGHKPPGANEQAPLPKLGQLPLAILKALVPGSGRVDQQAAVRPSPNPDAAQQVQPVAPQPAPQAAPAPAAQPVPSAPVGTSIVGWVTGPDSPNDTIKRFAITGTDLGIMWDNGDPRNRQVLMAFGDTNGYCGIPGKQWRYNVLFRSQDGSLANTVAVPNGVVGNRYSGSPVWRPGISKQIINTIGRTKDETGVIPTAGIAVGGKQFVNFMSIRNWDSPGSWSTNYSAIAVSQDNGENWGVYPGTIRTPSAGNQNFQMGAFLKPGPGDPYLYSFGTPNGRGGAAYVARVAPNLIPDLSKYEYWNAERGAWVPSNPAAATPVIPGPVGEMSAQYNTYLKQYVVLYCNGASNDVVMRTAPAPQGPWSPEQRLASSAEIPGGIYAPYLHPWSTGKELYYNLSLWSAYNVMLMRTVLP from the coding sequence ATGCCGACGCGTCACCGCACCGTCCTACCGACGTCGATCGCGACCACGGCCGTCATCGGCCTCTGCGTGGCCATCGGCGTCGCACCGATGGCCGGTGCCGAACCCTGCACCGGCGCGGCCGCGGCGGCCCAGCCCCTCCCTGAGCAGGCCTTCCAACTCCCCAGCCCGTCCGCGCTGGCCCCGTTCCAGCGTCCGATCGGCCACAAGCCGCCGGGCGCCAACGAGCAGGCGCCGCTGCCCAAGCTGGGTCAGTTGCCGCTGGCGATCCTCAAGGCGCTGGTCCCCGGTTCCGGCCGGGTGGACCAGCAGGCGGCGGTGCGTCCATCGCCGAATCCCGATGCCGCCCAACAAGTCCAGCCGGTCGCCCCGCAACCCGCGCCCCAGGCCGCGCCCGCACCGGCCGCGCAACCGGTTCCCTCGGCGCCGGTCGGAACATCGATCGTCGGGTGGGTCACCGGACCGGACAGCCCCAACGACACCATCAAACGATTCGCGATCACCGGTACCGACCTGGGCATCATGTGGGACAACGGGGATCCCCGAAATCGCCAGGTGCTCATGGCCTTCGGCGACACCAACGGCTATTGCGGCATCCCCGGCAAGCAGTGGCGTTACAACGTGCTGTTCCGCAGCCAGGACGGCTCGCTGGCCAACACGGTCGCGGTGCCCAACGGGGTCGTCGGCAACCGGTACTCCGGCTCCCCGGTGTGGCGGCCCGGTATCTCCAAGCAGATCATCAACACCATCGGGCGCACCAAGGATGAGACCGGGGTGATTCCCACCGCCGGGATCGCCGTCGGTGGAAAGCAATTCGTCAACTTCATGTCGATCCGGAACTGGGACAGTCCGGGGTCGTGGTCGACGAACTACTCCGCGATCGCCGTATCGCAGGACAACGGCGAGAACTGGGGCGTCTACCCCGGCACCATCCGCACCCCGTCGGCGGGCAACCAGAACTTCCAGATGGGGGCGTTCCTCAAGCCCGGCCCTGGCGACCCCTACCTGTACAGCTTCGGGACGCCGAACGGCCGCGGCGGCGCGGCCTACGTGGCGCGGGTGGCGCCGAACCTGATCCCAGACCTGAGCAAGTACGAATACTGGAACGCCGAGCGCGGCGCCTGGGTCCCGAGCAACCCGGCCGCGGCCACGCCGGTCATCCCCGGTCCGGTCGGTGAGATGTCGGCGCAGTACAACACCTATCTCAAGCAGTACGTGGTGCTGTACTGCAACGGAGCCAGCAACGACGTCGTGATGCGGACCGCCCCCGCGCCGCAGGGCCCGTGGAGCCCCGAGCAGCGGCTGGCGTCCTCGGCGGAGATCCCCGGCGGCATCTACGCGCCCTACCTGCACCCGTGGTCGACGGGCAAGGAGCTGTACTACAACCTGTCGCTGTGGTCGGCGTACAACGTGATGCTGATGCGGACCGTCCTCCCCTAG
- a CDS encoding DEAD/DEAH box helicase: MTLPDTVPLLEDPTDLSGLRARGADPDELFTAFAAWAEANGTTLYPAQEEALIELVSGANVVLATPTGSGKSLVATGALYAALARSSPGGGRSFYTAPIKALVSEKFFALCEVFGAANVGMLTGDAAVNSDAPIITCTAEVLANIALREGADADIGLVVMDEFHFYGDPDRGWAWQVPLLELPRAQFLLMSATLGDVTFLREDLTRRTGRPTALVAGAERPVPLFFSYATTPMHETIGDLLDTKQAPVYVVHFTQASALERAQALMSVNVSTKEEKKAIAEQIGNFRFATSFGSTLSRLVRHGIGVHHAGMLPKYRRLVEQLAQAGLLKVICGTDTLGVGINVPIRTVVFSALSKYDGVRTRLLSAREFHQIAGRAGRAGYDTAGTVVVQAPDHEVENLKQFAKVADDPKKRRKLVRRKVPEGMVPWSETTMTRLIDAAPEPLTSNMRMSTAMILDVVDRPGDPFVAMRRLLTDNHEPRKRQLRLIREAVGIARSLLQAGVMERLDEPDDDGRRYRLTVDLPDDFALNQPLSTFALAAVEVLDPDSETYALDVVSVIEATLEDPRQVLAAQLNKARGEAVAEMKAEGIEYEERLELLDEVTYPKPLEELLQHTYELYLQSNPWAADGKLSPKSVVREMWERAFTFREYVSVYGLTRSEGAVLRYLSDAFKALRSGVPAAARTEELTDIVEWLGELVRQVDSSLLDEWEQLTNPDQPHDVPVAMPARPRPLTGNERAFTAMVRNALFRRVELFARERWAELGALDAGSGWTAERWAEVGDAYYAEHDDVGTGADARGPALLIFDRRPDVWRVRQILDDPAGDHDWGFDVEVDLAASDEEGSAVIRMVDAGSLSTPGL; the protein is encoded by the coding sequence ATGACCCTGCCCGACACCGTGCCGCTGCTCGAGGACCCCACCGATCTGTCGGGCCTGCGTGCGCGCGGCGCCGATCCCGACGAGCTGTTCACCGCGTTCGCCGCGTGGGCCGAGGCCAACGGGACCACCTTGTACCCGGCGCAGGAGGAGGCGCTGATCGAGCTGGTCAGCGGCGCGAACGTGGTGTTGGCGACGCCCACCGGTTCCGGCAAGTCGTTGGTGGCCACCGGCGCGCTGTACGCGGCGCTGGCCCGGTCGTCGCCCGGGGGTGGTCGCAGCTTCTACACCGCCCCGATCAAGGCGTTGGTCAGCGAGAAGTTCTTCGCGCTGTGCGAGGTCTTCGGGGCGGCCAACGTCGGGATGCTCACCGGCGACGCCGCGGTGAACTCCGATGCCCCGATCATCACCTGCACCGCCGAGGTGCTGGCCAACATCGCGCTGCGGGAAGGCGCCGACGCCGACATCGGCCTGGTGGTGATGGACGAATTCCACTTCTACGGTGACCCCGACCGCGGCTGGGCCTGGCAGGTACCGCTGCTGGAACTGCCACGGGCCCAGTTCCTGCTGATGTCGGCAACCCTCGGCGACGTCACGTTCCTGCGCGAGGACCTGACCCGGCGCACCGGTCGCCCGACGGCGCTGGTCGCCGGCGCCGAGCGTCCCGTCCCGCTGTTCTTCAGCTACGCGACCACGCCGATGCACGAGACCATCGGCGACCTGCTGGACACCAAACAGGCCCCCGTCTACGTCGTGCACTTCACCCAGGCCTCGGCGCTGGAACGGGCGCAGGCGCTGATGAGCGTGAACGTGAGCACCAAGGAGGAGAAGAAGGCGATCGCCGAGCAGATCGGCAATTTCCGGTTCGCGACCAGCTTCGGTAGCACGCTGTCGCGGCTGGTGCGGCACGGCATCGGGGTGCACCACGCCGGCATGCTGCCCAAATACCGGCGGCTGGTGGAGCAACTGGCGCAGGCCGGTCTGCTCAAGGTCATCTGCGGCACCGACACGTTGGGGGTCGGCATCAACGTGCCGATCCGCACGGTGGTGTTCTCAGCGCTGTCGAAGTACGACGGGGTCCGGACCCGGTTGCTCAGCGCCCGGGAGTTCCACCAGATCGCCGGGCGCGCCGGGCGCGCCGGTTACGACACCGCCGGCACCGTGGTGGTGCAGGCCCCCGATCACGAGGTGGAGAACCTCAAGCAGTTCGCGAAGGTCGCCGATGACCCGAAGAAGCGCCGTAAACTGGTGCGCCGCAAGGTTCCCGAGGGCATGGTGCCGTGGAGCGAGACCACCATGACCCGGCTGATCGACGCCGCGCCGGAGCCGCTGACCAGCAACATGCGGATGTCGACGGCGATGATCCTCGACGTGGTCGACCGGCCCGGCGACCCCTTCGTCGCGATGCGGCGTCTGCTCACCGACAACCACGAACCACGCAAGCGTCAACTGCGGCTCATCCGGGAGGCCGTGGGCATCGCACGGTCGCTGCTGCAGGCCGGCGTCATGGAGCGGCTCGACGAGCCCGACGACGACGGACGCCGCTACCGGCTGACCGTCGACCTACCGGACGACTTCGCCCTCAACCAACCGCTGTCCACCTTCGCCCTGGCCGCCGTCGAGGTGCTCGACCCTGATTCGGAAACCTATGCGCTGGACGTGGTTTCGGTGATCGAGGCCACGCTGGAGGATCCGCGTCAGGTGCTGGCCGCACAGCTGAACAAGGCCCGCGGCGAGGCGGTGGCCGAAATGAAGGCCGAGGGCATCGAATACGAGGAGCGCCTCGAACTGCTCGACGAGGTGACCTATCCCAAACCGCTCGAGGAGCTGCTGCAGCACACCTATGAGCTGTACCTGCAGAGCAACCCGTGGGCGGCCGACGGGAAACTCTCGCCCAAGTCCGTCGTCCGGGAGATGTGGGAGCGGGCCTTCACCTTCCGCGAGTACGTCAGCGTCTATGGGCTGACTCGCTCGGAGGGCGCGGTGCTGCGCTACCTGTCCGACGCTTTCAAGGCGCTGCGCTCCGGCGTGCCGGCGGCGGCGCGCACCGAGGAGCTCACCGACATCGTCGAGTGGCTCGGTGAACTTGTGCGCCAGGTGGATTCGAGTCTGCTCGACGAATGGGAGCAGCTCACCAACCCCGACCAACCCCACGACGTTCCGGTGGCCATGCCGGCACGTCCACGGCCGCTGACCGGCAACGAGCGCGCCTTCACCGCGATGGTGCGCAACGCGTTGTTCCGCCGGGTGGAGTTGTTTGCCCGCGAGCGCTGGGCCGAACTCGGCGCGCTCGACGCCGGTTCGGGTTGGACGGCCGAGCGCTGGGCCGAGGTCGGCGACGCGTACTACGCCGAACACGACGACGTGGGCACCGGCGCCGACGCCAGGGGCCCGGCGCTGCTGATCTTCGACCGGCGCCCCGACGTATGGCGGGTGCGGCAGATCCTCGACGACCCCGCCGGTGACCACGACTGGGGGTTCGACGTGGAGGTGGACCTCGCCGCCTCCGACGAGGAGGGTTCCGCGGTCATCCGGATGGTCGACGCGGGGTCACTTTCTACGCCAGGCCTTTGA
- a CDS encoding FAD/NAD(P)-binding oxidoreductase: MVTAKHQIVIVGGGTAGISVAARLLRRGHSDVAVIEPAAVHYYQPLWTLVGGGQAKASTTARPTSSVMPKGVRWVKNAAAAVDPDNNAVTCVDGATYEYGVLVVCPGIQLDWDRTEGLSEALGKDGVSSNYRFDLAPRTWDFIRNLRSGSAVFMMPSGPIKCAGAPQKIAYLASDYWRSQGVLKDIDVHLVVPTPRLFGIPAIADNLDAIAADYGITVHTNAEVTSVDAAAHKVGVTRVGDGGAETMLPFDVLHAVPRQSAPDWIKDSPLSTADANGYVEIDKHTMQHVRHPNVFSLGDAGSTPNSKTGAAIRKQAPVVVANIEAFLRGREPAAAYNGYGSCPIVTSSRAMLLAEFDYDLNLTPSFPVIDPTRPHSGYWYLKKYGLPFMYWNLMLKGLA, from the coding sequence ATGGTTACCGCCAAGCACCAGATCGTGATCGTCGGCGGGGGCACCGCCGGGATCTCCGTGGCCGCCCGCCTGTTGCGGCGCGGCCACTCCGACGTCGCCGTCATAGAACCGGCCGCCGTGCATTACTACCAACCGCTGTGGACCCTGGTCGGCGGCGGCCAGGCCAAAGCCTCGACGACGGCCCGGCCGACGTCCTCGGTGATGCCCAAGGGTGTTCGGTGGGTCAAGAACGCGGCGGCTGCCGTGGACCCGGACAACAACGCGGTCACCTGCGTAGACGGCGCGACCTACGAGTACGGCGTGCTCGTGGTGTGTCCCGGCATCCAACTGGACTGGGACCGCACCGAAGGGTTGTCGGAAGCGCTGGGCAAGGACGGGGTGTCGTCGAACTACCGGTTCGACCTGGCGCCGCGAACGTGGGACTTCATCCGAAACCTACGCTCGGGTAGTGCGGTGTTCATGATGCCGTCGGGTCCGATCAAGTGCGCGGGAGCGCCGCAGAAGATCGCCTACCTGGCCAGCGACTACTGGCGGTCCCAGGGTGTGCTCAAGGACATCGATGTCCACCTGGTGGTGCCGACACCACGGTTGTTCGGGATTCCGGCGATCGCCGACAACCTCGACGCGATAGCCGCCGACTACGGCATCACGGTGCACACCAATGCCGAGGTGACCTCGGTCGACGCGGCGGCGCACAAGGTGGGCGTGACCCGTGTCGGGGACGGCGGTGCCGAGACCATGCTGCCTTTTGACGTATTGCACGCCGTGCCAAGGCAATCCGCCCCGGACTGGATCAAGGACAGTCCGCTGTCGACGGCCGACGCCAACGGGTACGTCGAGATCGACAAGCACACCATGCAGCATGTGCGCCATCCCAACGTGTTCAGCCTCGGCGACGCCGGTTCCACACCGAACTCCAAGACCGGTGCCGCCATCCGCAAGCAGGCCCCGGTGGTGGTCGCCAATATCGAGGCGTTCCTGCGCGGGCGCGAGCCGGCTGCCGCGTACAACGGGTACGGTTCGTGCCCGATCGTCACGTCCTCGCGCGCAATGCTGCTGGCAGAGTTCGACTACGACCTGAACCTGACGCCCTCGTTCCCGGTGATCGACCCGACCAGACCGCACAGCGGTTATTGGTACCTCAAGAAATACGGTCTGCCGTTCATGTACTGGAACTTGATGCTCAAAGGCCTGGCGTAG
- a CDS encoding CoA pyrophosphatase — translation MTISYDDALRERFNQHLARHERRVLTDPSKRHAAVAVVIVDSEIGEDRVDPASVDDWNAGRSLPDFGLDGRMVDVSGGAAFLLCRRASRLSSHAAQWALPGGRVDPGETVTEAALRELDEEVGIRLEDSSVLGLLDDYPTRSGYVITPVVVWGGGRLDLRPSPDEVVAAYRVGLHNLQRDDSPRFINIPESPRPVVQVPLGNDLIHAPTGAVLLQLRWLCMEGRHDPVADLEQPVFAWK, via the coding sequence GTGACCATCAGCTACGACGACGCGTTGCGCGAGCGGTTCAACCAGCACTTGGCCCGGCACGAACGCCGCGTCCTGACGGATCCGTCGAAGCGGCACGCGGCAGTCGCCGTGGTGATCGTCGACTCCGAGATCGGGGAGGACCGGGTGGATCCCGCTTCCGTCGATGACTGGAACGCCGGGCGGTCCCTGCCGGACTTCGGCCTGGACGGCCGCATGGTCGACGTCTCCGGAGGTGCCGCCTTCCTGCTGTGCCGGCGGGCCTCGCGGCTCTCGTCGCACGCGGCGCAGTGGGCGCTGCCCGGCGGCCGGGTGGATCCGGGGGAGACCGTGACCGAGGCGGCGCTGCGGGAACTGGATGAGGAGGTGGGCATCCGGCTCGAGGATTCCTCGGTGCTGGGGCTGCTCGACGATTACCCGACGCGCTCCGGCTACGTGATCACTCCGGTCGTGGTCTGGGGCGGTGGCCGACTGGATCTGCGGCCTTCGCCGGACGAGGTGGTGGCCGCCTACCGGGTCGGGCTGCACAACCTGCAGCGGGACGACTCGCCGCGCTTCATCAACATCCCCGAGAGCCCACGCCCGGTGGTGCAGGTGCCGTTGGGCAACGACCTCATCCACGCGCCCACCGGCGCGGTGCTGCTGCAGCTGCGCTGGCTGTGCATGGAGGGGCGCCACGACCCGGTCGCCGACCTCGAGCAACCGGTGTTCGCCTGGAAGTAG